The DNA region CGGCGCTGATCAAAGGAGGTGCCGGCCACGATACCCTGATCGGTGGGCGCAGTGACGATATCCTGGATGGCGGAACCGGCAACGATCTCCTCACCGGAGGTTTGGGTGGCGATCGTTATCGTTTCGGACGCGGTGGGGGGCACGACCGGATTGTCGAGTTCGACCTATTGGGCAGTGATACCGATGCGCTGCTTTTCGGCACGGACGTTGGTGCCGAACAGCTTTGGTTCGAGCGCAACGGACTCGATCTGAACATTGGCATTATTGGCACGGACGACCGGATCGGCGTGACCGGCTGGTATCTCTCTTCGAGGATGCAGGTCGAGGCGTTCCATACCGCCGATGGCCACACTCTGTTGAGCAGTCAGGTCGACGCCCTGGTGAGTGCGATGGCCGCCTTCTCACCGCCGGCGGCGGGCCAGACCACGTTACCGCCCGAGTACCAAACCGCGCTCAGTCCGGTCATTGCCGCTAACTGGCAGTAGTTCACCCGCCCGGAATGGCTGCCGGGAGATGATCATGAATCGATTCGCTTTTATGGAGAGGATCATCAAGCAGTAGCCATTTCAATCGCGAAAACCCGGTGAATCGACCGCAGGGGGATCGCGAGTGAAAGAACCACGGATGGCAGGGAAGGCATGGCCCCAGGGACGCATACAAAAAACGAGTTGAATCTTGTCGAACCGCCGACGGACCGGATTGCCGCTCCGGTAACGAAACCGGACGCCGGCCTCACCTGTTTGGTGATGATGGCCCGGCTGCACGGCGTGGCGGCCGACCCCGCTCAACTGGCACACGAATTCGCTGTGGATGGCGAGCCGTTTCGTACTGCCGATATCCTGCTCGCCGCGCGGAAACTGGGGCTTAAGGCCAAAGCGGTCAAAACCGATGTAACCCGGCTCGGCAGAACACCGTTGCCTGCCATGGCGGTCGGAGAAAAGGTTGGGGGTACGCCCGAGTTTTTCCTCCTGGCCCGGGTCGACGCCGATCAGGCGCTGATCCAGTCTCCGCTCGCGGGGCGCCCCGAGACACTCAGCCTGCCTGACTTGCAGGATCGCTGGAGCGGCGAGCTGATCCTGTTCGCCTCGCGCGCGTCGTTGGCCGGAGAGCTGGCCAGGTTCGATTTCACCTGGTTCATACCGGCGATCGTGAAATACCGCAGGCTCCTCGGCGAGGCGCTGCTGGTCTCCTTCGTGCTGCAACTCTTTGCGCTTGTTACTCCTCTGTTCTTTCAGGTGGTGATGGACAAGGTGCTGGTGCATCGCGGCTTTACTACGCTGGATGTGATCGCGGTCGGACTCACCGTGGTGGTGCTTTTCGAGGTCACGCTCACGGCGCTGCGCAGCTACGTGTTCGCCCATACCACAAGCCGCATCGACGTGGAGCTGGGAGCTCGACTGTTCCGTCATTTGCTCGATCTGCCGCTGGCCTATTTCCAGGCCCGGCGCGTGGGTGACTCGGTGGCGCGGGTGCGTGAACTGGAGAACATCCGCTCGTTTCTCACCGGTAACGCGGTCACTCTGGTGCTGGACCTGCTCTTTTCTGTCGTGTTCATCGCCGTGATGTTTCTCTACAGCGGCTGGTTGACGCTGATCGTGGTGCTCTCGCTGCCCATGTATGTCCTGCTTTCGCTGATCTACACACCCGTTCTGCGCGCCCGCCTGCACGAGAAGTTCAATCGCGGCGCGGAGAACCAGGCCTTTCTGGTGGAGACCATCAGCGGCATCGATACCGTAAAGAGCATGGCGGTCGAGCCCCATTGGACGCGCAAGTGGGACAATCAACTCGCCGCCTACGTGGCGTCGAGTTTCAGAACCGCAACAGTCGGAACGCTGGCCAACGGCGGGGTGACATTGATCTCCAAATTGGTGACGGTGGCCACTCTGTATCTGGGTGCCAAGCTGGTTATCGAGGGTCAGCTCACCGTGGGTCAGCTTATCGCCTTCAACATGCTCGCGGGTCAGGTGGCTCAGCCGGTGATGCGCCTGGCGCAGTTGTGGACCGATTTTCAACAGACCGGGATCTCTGTGCAGCGCCTGGGCGATATTCTCAACACCCGTACCGAGGTGGCTGGCAATAAGGGTGCCCTGCCTCCGTTGGCGGGACGGGTAACCTTTGATGGGGTGTTCTTCCGCTACCGGCCCGAAAGCCCGGAGGTGCTGAAGAATATCTCACTCGGTATTGCACCCGGCGAGGTGATCGGCATCGTCGGCCGTTCCGGCTCGGGCAAGAGCACGCTCACCAAGTTGATTCAACGCCTTTACGTACCTGAGCGCGGCCGCGTGCTGGTGGACGGCATGGATCTGGCGTTGGCCGACTCCGGTTCCCTGCGCCGGCAGATCGGCGTGGTGCTGCAGGAGAACGTGCTGTTCACCAGATCGATCCGCGACAATATCGCCCTCGCTGATCCAGGGGCACCGCTGGAAGCGGTAATTCAAGCGGCGAAACTGGCCGGTGCCCATGAGTTCATCCTGGAGCTGCCCGAGGGCTATGACACCTTGGTCGGCGAGCACGGTTCGACACTCTCCGGTGGTCAGCGTCAGCGCATCGCCATTGCCCGCGCGATGATGACCAATCCGCGCATCTTGATCTTCGATGAAGCGACCAGCGCGCTCGATTACGAGAGCGAGCGAGTTATCCAGAACAATATGAAAGCGATCTGTCGTGGGCGCACGGTGATTGTCATCGCGCACAGACTTTCTGCGGTGCGCGAGTCCAACCGCATTCTGGTGATGGATCACGGACAGATCGTGGAGTCGGGTACTCACGTTGAGCTGCTGCGTCATGAGGCGGGGCACTACGCGCGACTCCACCGATTGCAGACGGGTTAGATGAAGTGTCTATCACCTCGCTTTTCAATGCCCCCGTAAAGCTTGCCCGCTCCCTGGGGCGAGAGGGCAACCGGATTGCGTCAACTCACTGGATTTCCGCCTGTGCGGGAAAGACCGACACAGGTGTCTTTAAGACCGTTTGTGCAGTAGTGATAACCGGTAGTGCAGGCGAATGAACAGTCTGCGCTGGTGCGTCACCCGCGATGTCCTGAGGCGCTACGTCGAGGCGTTCCGGCTAGCCTGGTGTCGCCGGGGTGAGATGAAACCCATCGAACGGCTGCCGCACGAAGCGCAGTTTCTGCCTGCCGTGCTCGCCCTGCAGGAGACACCAATCTCCCCTGCGCCGCGTGCGGCGATGTGGATGCTCATTGCCTTCGCTGCTGTTGCGTTGTTATGGGCGAGCTTCGGACGTATCGATGTCGTGGCCACGGCTCAGGGGCGGATCGTACCCAGTGGTCGCACCAAGACCCTCCAGCCCTTTGAGACCGCGGTCGTCACGGCTATCCATGTCAGCGATGGGCAATCGGTAAGGGTGGGGGAGATTCTGATTGAATTCGATGCAACGGTTGCGCGTGCCGACGAGTCCCGTATCCGGAACGATTTGGGCGCTGTGCGCCTGCAGGTGGCAAGGGGGCAAGCGTTACTCGCAGTTCTTGCACGCCTTTCCCACCCAGTTACTATGAACGCCGAGCCGTACGTTTCGTGGCAACCAATTCGCCCCGGGTGTAAGGCAGCTATCCGTCGCGAACAGAATGCTGGAACCACATACATCTCGGCGCACGCGGCTCCCGAGGCCAGCTTTCCGGAACGTCAGTACGGCCTGTTTTCTGATGGCGGCGATAACTGTGGAATGACGGCTGTGGACGCCGCGGGAGGGGAAGAGCTGGCACGTCCTGCGGGGGTGGACGATGCGGTGTTCGCTGAAGCACGGAGGTTGCTGGCGGGGCAGATTGCTGAGTTCGTCGCCAAACTGAAAAGGATCGAGGCTGAAATAGCACGTCGCGAGGCTGAACTACGCTCAACACGGGAGTTGGTGGGTAAACTGGAAAGGACGGCGCCAATCGCCCGGCAGTTGGCAGACGATTTCAGGCGCCTCGCGGAACGCAAAGCCGTTGCCAGCCACGTTGCACTGGAACACGAGCGGGTGCGCATCGAACAGGAGGCCGATCTCGCCAGCCAGAGGAGCCGTCTGAATGAAATTCGCGCGGCCCTGCGAGCAATTCGTGGGCAACGCGCGGAACTAATTGCCGAGGCAAGCCGAATCACGCTGGACACAATCACCGAAGGTGAAAGGCAGGCCGCGGCACTGGAACAGGAGTTGATCAAGGCCGAAACCCGCACCCGGCTCATGCGCCTTACCTCTCCGGTGGAGGGCACGGTGCAGCAACTGGCAGTGCATACCGTGGGTGGCGTGGTAACGCCGGCGCAACCGTTGATGATCATTGTACCGCGCGATAATTCCTTGGAGATCGAAGCTCAGATTGACAACAAGGACATCGGGTTCGTCAGGCCGAATCAGCCGGCGGAGGTAAAAATAGAAACCTTCCCCTATACCCGGTATGGGACGATCCCGGCCACGGTGACGTCGGTTTCACGGGATGCGATGAACGACGAGCAACGTGGGCTGGTCTACTCGACCCGTGTCAGGATGGCGAAGCCGACAATCAACGTCGATGGTGCCGAGGTGAGGCTTGCCCCCGGTATGGCGACGTCGGTGGAGATCAAGACCGGAAAACGGCGCGTGATAGAGTATTTTCTCTCGCCGCTGATCCAGTACGCCAGGGAGAGCTTTCGCGAGCGGTGAGCTGCGGTGCGTCGCGCCAAGGCATGCTCCTGTTGACTTGTCACCCAGCCTGGGGACAGGCACCGTGGGAACGGTGATCCGCCTGTGCGTACCCACTAACCCATCACCCCTCGGCAGCCCGGCTTTGTTGCGACGCCGCAATTGCGGTTAAACTACACCGCTCGTTCAACTGCATGTATCACCCGGTGCGACTCAAAGGCATTTATGAAATACCAAACCGACGATCTACGAATTCGCGAACTCAAAGAACTGGCTGCGCCTGAGCAGCTTGTCAGCGCCTTTCCCGTTACCGAGAAGGCTTCCGAGACGGTCTATCAGGGGCGACGTGATATCCATCGTATTCTGCGCGCGGAGGACGATCGCCTCGTGGTGGTGGTGGGGCCGTGTTCGATTCACGATGTCGAAGCGGCACGGGAGTATGCGCAGCGCCTGGTCAAGGTTCGTGGTCGAGTCGGGAAAGAGCTGTGCATTGTTATGCGGGTCTATTTCGAGAAGCCCCGGACCACCGTCGGCTGGAAGGGTTTGATCAATGACCCGCATCTGGATGGCAGCTTCGAGATCAACGACGGGCTGCGTTTGGCGCGTCACCTGCTGGTGGACCTGGCCGACATGGGATTGCCGGCGGGCACCGAATACCTGGATCTGATCAGCCCCCAGTATGTGGCCGACCTCATTGCCTGGGGTGCGATCGGGGCGCGTACTACGGAGAGCCAGGGTCACCGCGAACTGGCTTCGGGTCTGTCGTGTCCGGTGGGCTTCAAGAACGGTACGGCGGGTGCGGTGCAGATTGCCGTCGATGCCATTCGATCCGCGGCGCACTCCCATCATTTCCTCTCGGTGACGAAAGAGGGGCACTCGGCGATCTTTGCCACCTCCGGTAACGACGATTGCCACGTGATACTGCGGGGGGGGTCGCATCCGAACTACGATCCGGCCGGCGTGGACGATGCCGCGGCGCTGCTGGCGACAGCGGGGTTGCCGGCGCGCATCATGATCGATTGCAGTCATGCCAACAGCCGCAAACGGCCGGATCGCCAGGTCGACGTGGCGCGCGCGGTGGCGATGCAGGTCGCCCGCGGCGATCAGCGCATCTTCGGGGTGATGCTGGAGAGCCATCTGGTGGCGGGCAGCCAGTCGGTGGAGGCGGGCAAAGAACTGATCTACGGGCAGAGCGTCACCGATGCCTGCATGGGCTGGCAGGATACCGAAATGCTGCTGGGTGAACTGGCGGAGGCGGTGCGTGCCCGCCGGCAGTTGGTAAAGTCGAGCGGTTAACATGATAGGAAAGTGGATGAAAGCGCTTGGCTTGGTGGCCCTGAGTGGTCTGGTACTGCTGGCGGAATCGGTGTCAGCAGACGCGGTGGTCTTTCTCTATCATCGCTTCGGCGAGGATCGTCACGCCTCCACCAATGTGCGCCTCGAACAGTTCGAGGCGCATCTCGATTATCTGGATCGCAAGGGCTTTGCAATCTGGCCGCTTGACCGAGTCGTCGCGCATCACCGCGAAGGCCGCGATATCCCGGATCGGACCGTGGTGATCACGGTCGACGACGCCTATCTCTCTGTCTACACCGAGGCCTTTCCGCGGCTTAAGGCGCGCGGCTGGCCCTTCACCGTCTTCGTCAGCACCCAGGCGGTCGACCAGCGCCTGGCCGGTTTCATGACATGGGAGCAGATGCGCGAGATGGGCGAGCATGGCGTGAGCTACGGCAATCACGGCGTCACGCACGACTATCTGGTGCGCCGAAAAACAGGCGAAACCGATTCCCAGTGGCGCGAGCGCATGCAGTGGGAGCTCGACCGGGCGCAACAGCGGCTGAGCGAGGAACTGGGTGTAGAGGAGAAGCTCTTCGCCTATCCCTACGGTGAGTACGACGAACCGCTGGCCAACCTGGTACGGGATTCCGGTTACGTCGCGTTTGGTCAACATTCCGGCGCGGTGGGTCGCTACGCAGACCCGAGAGCGCTGCCGCGGTTTCCTATGGCGGAGGCTTTCGCGCCGATTGAGCAATTCGCGAACAAGGCAGACAGTCTTGCCTTGCCCGTACGGCAGGCGACACCGTGGAATCCCATTATCGCGAATGAGAATCCACCCCGACTGGAACTGCAGTTGGAGAAGCGCCTGCCGCGCGCGAAAGAGATGCGCTGCTATGTAACCGGTCAAGAACCTGCCGAGTTGCAGTGGCTCGATA from Pseudomonadota bacterium includes:
- a CDS encoding type I secretion system permease/ATPase; this translates as MAPGTHTKNELNLVEPPTDRIAAPVTKPDAGLTCLVMMARLHGVAADPAQLAHEFAVDGEPFRTADILLAARKLGLKAKAVKTDVTRLGRTPLPAMAVGEKVGGTPEFFLLARVDADQALIQSPLAGRPETLSLPDLQDRWSGELILFASRASLAGELARFDFTWFIPAIVKYRRLLGEALLVSFVLQLFALVTPLFFQVVMDKVLVHRGFTTLDVIAVGLTVVVLFEVTLTALRSYVFAHTTSRIDVELGARLFRHLLDLPLAYFQARRVGDSVARVRELENIRSFLTGNAVTLVLDLLFSVVFIAVMFLYSGWLTLIVVLSLPMYVLLSLIYTPVLRARLHEKFNRGAENQAFLVETISGIDTVKSMAVEPHWTRKWDNQLAAYVASSFRTATVGTLANGGVTLISKLVTVATLYLGAKLVIEGQLTVGQLIAFNMLAGQVAQPVMRLAQLWTDFQQTGISVQRLGDILNTRTEVAGNKGALPPLAGRVTFDGVFFRYRPESPEVLKNISLGIAPGEVIGIVGRSGSGKSTLTKLIQRLYVPERGRVLVDGMDLALADSGSLRRQIGVVLQENVLFTRSIRDNIALADPGAPLEAVIQAAKLAGAHEFILELPEGYDTLVGEHGSTLSGGQRQRIAIARAMMTNPRILIFDEATSALDYESERVIQNNMKAICRGRTVIVIAHRLSAVRESNRILVMDHGQIVESGTHVELLRHEAGHYARLHRLQTG
- a CDS encoding 3-deoxy-7-phosphoheptulonate synthase, with amino-acid sequence MKYQTDDLRIRELKELAAPEQLVSAFPVTEKASETVYQGRRDIHRILRAEDDRLVVVVGPCSIHDVEAAREYAQRLVKVRGRVGKELCIVMRVYFEKPRTTVGWKGLINDPHLDGSFEINDGLRLARHLLVDLADMGLPAGTEYLDLISPQYVADLIAWGAIGARTTESQGHRELASGLSCPVGFKNGTAGAVQIAVDAIRSAAHSHHFLSVTKEGHSAIFATSGNDDCHVILRGGSHPNYDPAGVDDAAALLATAGLPARIMIDCSHANSRKRPDRQVDVARAVAMQVARGDQRIFGVMLESHLVAGSQSVEAGKELIYGQSVTDACMGWQDTEMLLGELAEAVRARRQLVKSSG
- a CDS encoding HlyD family type I secretion periplasmic adaptor subunit, which encodes MNSLRWCVTRDVLRRYVEAFRLAWCRRGEMKPIERLPHEAQFLPAVLALQETPISPAPRAAMWMLIAFAAVALLWASFGRIDVVATAQGRIVPSGRTKTLQPFETAVVTAIHVSDGQSVRVGEILIEFDATVARADESRIRNDLGAVRLQVARGQALLAVLARLSHPVTMNAEPYVSWQPIRPGCKAAIRREQNAGTTYISAHAAPEASFPERQYGLFSDGGDNCGMTAVDAAGGEELARPAGVDDAVFAEARRLLAGQIAEFVAKLKRIEAEIARREAELRSTRELVGKLERTAPIARQLADDFRRLAERKAVASHVALEHERVRIEQEADLASQRSRLNEIRAALRAIRGQRAELIAEASRITLDTITEGERQAAALEQELIKAETRTRLMRLTSPVEGTVQQLAVHTVGGVVTPAQPLMIIVPRDNSLEIEAQIDNKDIGFVRPNQPAEVKIETFPYTRYGTIPATVTSVSRDAMNDEQRGLVYSTRVRMAKPTINVDGAEVRLAPGMATSVEIKTGKRRVIEYFLSPLIQYARESFRER